TTACAGCGCAACGAGTTGCGGCAATTGGCACAAAGGATCACGGCGCGTTATCACTTGCTACCACTTAGCGAATCTCAAGTCTTTGCTTATATACAGCACCGACTTCAAAAAGCCGGTTGTCAGCAAGCTTTGTTCCACCATGATGCAGTAGCCTATGTACATCAAGTGACAGCTGGGATCCCGAGATTAATAAATTTATTGGCTGACAGATGCTTATTAGGTGCGTACTCAGCATCGCAAACTCAGGTAACGAAAGCGATAGCTGTTCAAGCAGCAAAGGAGGCGTTACCAACTAATTTGGTTCCAGTAGCAAGCCAAGAAAAGCGTCGCGTACCATTATTGTTCACTGTTTGGTTGAGCGTGTTATTTGCTGCAGGCTTTAGTCTTGCAAAATTGGTGTAGAGGGAAACATGTCGTATTTAACAAGTGCAATGAAACAGTCGCAACAAGGCGCAGATGCCGAGCAGAATTATTTGAGCCAACGGCAGGACGCCCAACTCATTTTCTATAAAAAGCTCGTCACCTATGCCGGTGCGGGTATTTTATCTTTGTCTTCATTTGGTGCAGGGTATTATATTGGTAAGATAACGACCCCAGCAGAAGTGCAACCAGCAGTAACGTCTAAAGTGGAGTCGAAAAAAGAAGAGCAAGCTGAGCTTGCTACAGATCTTGCGGTGGAGAATAAACAGCAGGCGCAAAAAGCCAATGTTGCTAGTCAAGAAGTGAGTACACCAGCGACTACTTCAGCGACAAACAACACTGTTAATCCTAATCTAGCGACGCAAACTGCTGAGCCTGAGCAGCACTTCCAGTGGGTATCTGTGCAAATTGGCGTTGATAACCAAGGCAAGCCTTTATATCAACAACAATTGGTACCAGTAAATTCCGTTAAAGCTGTGCCTGTTGTTTCAACCCCTGAACCAGATACCGTTCAACCTAATCAGGTTACCCAAGACTCATCCCCAGGAGAGATCCGAACTGCGGGAGAATATGCGGGTTATCGCGTATTCGGCGCTAAGCCAAAACCACAAGATGATGAACTTGCCGGTGTATCTGAAGAGCTTAAAAAGGCCTTTGCCGAGGCAGTGAAAGAAACGGCGCCTCATGAAGAGCCTGAGGTGCTTTCTACGACTAAGGACTCTGCTTCAGCTACGCCCATCGCGCTGCTGCCAGCGCGACTGCAAAATAGTATTCCAAGCTTGCGTTATCAAGCACATATTTATGCTACCGACTCTCATGAGCGGTGGATAAAAATAAACAATAGACCCTTATACGAGGGCGATAGCTTAGGGGCTTTAACCGTTGTAGAAATTACACCAGAACAAACTCGTTTTGATTTTGACGGTATAGAATTCAGCCTCGAGGCAATGGAGGACTGGCTGCCTTAATATCAAGGCAGCATTGAGTGTTTAAAAAACCGAATAAGATCAAGCTTGAATTCTTCAGGCTTGATCGCTGACTCTAGCTCATCGTTTGTTTTTTTTGCGCTTAAATCGATATCCTGAACTTCAATGTAATGCATGTGCTTAGCGTGATAAAACACTTTAACTACGGGTTTTAGTGGCGTTTGGGGATTGCTTTGGGCAATAACACCGACCTTACCACTGGTGAGCTTTACTAGAGTGCCTACTGGGTATACACCAATGCAAGCAATAAACCGACTTAGTAATTGTTCGTCAAAATGATGAGGACATCCTTCACGCATTAGCTTAAAGGCTTTGATTGGCGTCATCCCCTCTTTATAGACGCGCTCGGCGGTCAATGCGTCATAAACATCCACAATTGCGGCCATTCTGACATGCTGAGGCAGTTCATCTGCGGTTTTACCATAAGGGTATCCTGTGCCATCTAGGCGCTCGTGGTGATAGCCAGCTATTTCGCAAGCAACTCGTCCAAGACCAGCATTGAGCAAAATATCAAAGCTATATTTTGCGTGTGACTTCATGATGCTGTATTCATCTAAGCTCAACTTCCCTGGCTTATGTAAAATATCATCAGGAATTTCTATCTTGCCAATGTCGTGGAGCAGCGCTCCTGTGGTCATCTCCTCTGTTAACTCCCGTGAGTAACCAAGGTGTTTACAGAAAATTGCCATTAAGATAGAAACATTAATAGAGTGCTCCAATAAATAGGTGTCTTTTTCTCTGATCCGAGCAATACAGGAAAGCGCGTCTTGATTACGAAACACGGAGTCGATAAAGCCGCTTGCTGTTGCTTTAAAAGCCTCTATTTCTATCGCTTTACCTGCTTTAATGTCCGCAAATGCTTTGCTTTGAATTGCTTTTGCTTCGTTGTAAAGCGTAACGGCGTGCTGCATTTCTGCTGCAACGCTACACTTTATCTGCCAAGGGTCATGCTCTGGCTTGTGCGGCTCCTCTATGTTTTCGTCATGAGGAGGTTCATCGTTAGGATCGTGTTCAGAAAGGCGCTTACTGGGGTCGACTGTTACCTCTAAAACGCCGCTTTTTTGTAGCTTTGTAATGCTTGTTTTCGTTCTCACCCAGCCCTTGGTTTTAATCGCAACTGAGCCTGTCTGCTTTGTCACACCGACAACAAACATACCTGGCTCTAAATTACTGATATTAATGTTAATCTCTGGCATGGAGGTTCCTTAAGTTGTGTATTTAAGCGTAGCAAAACTTAGTAAAATAGAAAGGACTAAAACATAAATATGATTGATTTTTCGCCGACAAACCCGCATCCTGAAAGAAACGAAAAGGAGTCTATCTTATGCGCTTATCTCCCTTGGCTTTTGGCCTCATTACCACTTTATCTTGGCAAGCAAATGCCGATTTGAAACAACAAGTTGCAGAGTCTATGCCTGCACTTGAGTCTTTGTACCTACATTTACATCAAAATCCGGAGCTTTCTTATAAAGAAGAAAAAACAGCAGGGCGTTTGGCCGATGAAATGCGCAGGCTTGGATATGACGTCACAGAAAATATAGGTGGCTTTGGTGTTGTTGGCATGCTGAAAAATGGTGACGGTCCAACTGTGATGATCCGAGCTGATACGGATGGTTTACCAATTATTGAAGAAACAGGGAAGCCATACGCGTCAAAAGTAAAGGTGAAAGATGATGCGGGGAATTTGGTTGGTGTGATGCACGGTTGTGGTCATGATATCCATATGACCAGTTTAATCGGTACTGCGAAACAGCTAATGGCTAATAAGGAAAAGTGGCAAGGTACATTGATGCTAGTTGCTCAGCCCGCAGAAGAAGTGGGGGGCGGCGCGAAAGCTATGTTAAAGGAAGGGCTTTATACTAAGTTTGCTAAACCTGATCACGTTATTGGTTTGCATGTAAGCGCGGCCGTCCCTGCAGGTAAAGTAGCGATTGCACCGGGTTATGCGTTGGCTAATGTTGACTCAGTTGACATCATAGTTAAAGGCAAAGGGGGCATGGAGCCTATCCACATACTACTATTGATCCTGTGGTGTTGGCATCTCGGATTGTACTAGGACTACAAACCATTACATCAAGAGAAATCTCTCCGTTAGAACCGTCAGTGATCACGGTAGGCTCCATTCACGGTGGTTCTAAGCACAACATCATTTCAAACGAAGTAAAGCTACAATTGACGCTACGTTCTTATAATCCGGATGTGCGTGAGCAGCAAATAGCTGCGATCAAACGCCTGACTGCAGGTATAGCACTAAGTGCTGGATTAGAAGACAGTCTTGTGCCTGAGGTTATCGTTCATGAAAGCGAAAGTATTCCATCTACCTACAACAATCCAGAGCTGGCAAAGTTTGTAACAACTGCTATTGAGCAAGAAATAGGTGCTGAAAATGTTGAGCAGTCTCAGCCTGTTATGGCGGGAGAAGACTTCGGTTTATATGGCCGTACTGATGACAATGTACCAATCACGATTTTTTGGCTAGGTGGTGTTAACCAAGCGGTATTTGATGAAGCGCAGAAAAGCGGTGATCCTTTACCTTCGTTGCACTCTAGTAAATTTGCGCCGGATTATCCTATTGCCATCGCGACAGGGGTAAGAGCAATGACCAATAGCGCACTGGCTTTGTTTAACCGAAAATAAACGCATTAATTTTATCTAACATAGTAAAAAGGTAGCCTTGGCTACCTTTTTGTTTTTAGTCTTTATTTGCTGCTGCAAGCATCAATTCTCTATTGCGCTCTAGTTTTACCAGCATCGCATCTGCGATGGGTTTGAACTTCGCAAGCTCAGACTGAGGTAATGGCTCAGACTTCGGCAGTTTTACTGTTTTAGGATTACGGTGTACGCCGTTCACTAAAAACTCATAATGAAGATGAGGCCCTGTAACGCGACCAGTTGAGCCGACGGTACCAATTTTCTGTCCTTGCTTCACTTTTTGACCTGTCTTCACGGCGCGTTTATTTAAGTGTAAGTACTTAGTCACATACTTGCTGCCGTGCTGAATAAACACATAGTTACCATTGAGCTTATTGTAGCCAGACTTTAGTACCTTACCATTACCGGAGGAAACCACCGGTGTGCCTACGCGTGCCGCATAGTCTATACCATTGTGAGAAGATACTCGGCCAGTCACAGGGTGAAGACGGCGTGGATTAAAGCTCGAGCTGATATATTTGAAGTTAACTGGTGCTCTTAAGAAGGCTTTTTTCATGCTGCGGCCTTCAGGGGTATAGAACTCATCATCAGTATGACGAACCGCGCTGTAGCGCTCGCCCTGGTTGATAAATTCTGCGGCAATAATTTTACCATTACCGATTTCTTCCCCATCTACATAGTGCTTTTCAAACACTAATGCGAAAGAGTCGCCCTTACGAATATCGTTTGCAAAGTCGACATCCCAGCCAAAAATGTCGGCGAAGTTCATTATCTGACGTTCGCTAAGACCAGCTGAAATACCTGCGCTCCAAAAGCTGGAGTTGATCTCGCCACCCGCTGACTTTTCTCGAGTTTCGATTTCTTTGCTTTCGATTTTGGTTTCGTAACTACCCTCGTCATTTAACGTTACCAATAAGGTATCTGTTTTTGACAAGATGTATTTTAATTGAGCTAATTCACCACCATCATTGCTAGCAAAGCTAAGC
The sequence above is a segment of the Pseudoalteromonas piscicida genome. Coding sequences within it:
- a CDS encoding peptidoglycan DD-metalloendopeptidase family protein yields the protein MVHVVHKLPKKHKVLIIGFLSAMVGIALIPSEKATASKDNDGKALEVGKRYELPVKISEKTEQLTELDAAPVITPESAPKQPVFEFKDHKVKSGDSLAVIFKRAGYSAKTLHNLVNTNAETRKLTKIHPGEVLSFASNDGGELAQLKYILSKTDTLLVTLNDEGSYETKIESKEIETREKSAGGEINSSFWSAGISAGLSERQIMNFADIFGWDVDFANDIRKGDSFALVFEKHYVDGEEIGNGKIIAAEFINQGERYSAVRHTDDEFYTPEGRSMKKAFLRAPVNFKYISSSFNPRRLHPVTGRVSSHNGIDYAARVGTPVVSSGNGKVLKSGYNKLNGNYVFIQHGSKYVTKYLHLNKRAVKTGQKVKQGQKIGTVGSTGRVTGPHLHYEFLVNGVHRNPKTVKLPKSEPLPQSELAKFKPIADAMLVKLERNRELMLAAANKD
- a CDS encoding HD-GYP domain-containing protein, with the translated sequence MPEININISNLEPGMFVVGVTKQTGSVAIKTKGWVRTKTSITKLQKSGVLEVTVDPSKRLSEHDPNDEPPHDENIEEPHKPEHDPWQIKCSVAAEMQHAVTLYNEAKAIQSKAFADIKAGKAIEIEAFKATASGFIDSVFRNQDALSCIARIREKDTYLLEHSINVSILMAIFCKHLGYSRELTEEMTTGALLHDIGKIEIPDDILHKPGKLSLDEYSIMKSHAKYSFDILLNAGLGRVACEIAGYHHERLDGTGYPYGKTADELPQHVRMAAIVDVYDALTAERVYKEGMTPIKAFKLMREGCPHHFDEQLLSRFIACIGVYPVGTLVKLTSGKVGVIAQSNPQTPLKPVVKVFYHAKHMHYIEVQDIDLSAKKTNDELESAIKPEEFKLDLIRFFKHSMLP
- a CDS encoding general secretion pathway protein GspB; translated protein: MSYLTSAMKQSQQGADAEQNYLSQRQDAQLIFYKKLVTYAGAGILSLSSFGAGYYIGKITTPAEVQPAVTSKVESKKEEQAELATDLAVENKQQAQKANVASQEVSTPATTSATNNTVNPNLATQTAEPEQHFQWVSVQIGVDNQGKPLYQQQLVPVNSVKAVPVVSTPEPDTVQPNQVTQDSSPGEIRTAGEYAGYRVFGAKPKPQDDELAGVSEELKKAFAEAVKETAPHEEPEVLSTTKDSASATPIALLPARLQNSIPSLRYQAHIYATDSHERWIKINNRPLYEGDSLGALTVVEITPEQTRFDFDGIEFSLEAMEDWLP